A single genomic interval of Megalobrama amblycephala isolate DHTTF-2021 linkage group LG17, ASM1881202v1, whole genome shotgun sequence harbors:
- the si:dkey-10f21.4 gene encoding transmembrane protein 56-B-like isoform X1: MAVRLCQHICKCFCIQWDLAVERYCGSSGDDWGFYDRNRSGGSAGMEPLSLQVLVVVTGSFLGFQWLFHRGSPWVSQQLCKGFFRLSPTHRTEWNSRAVSTVHALVVGLFCLYIYIFDESIQKDPVWGDATLVKLNVAITSGYLISDLLLMFTSWESIGEKYFVIHHFAALYAYYYVLVSWSGLVSITSSRFPRSFCACFLLLQSQGILPYFANFRLLSEFSTPFVNQRWFFHMLGYHKLSKPSLVNGVAMAFTFFLVRIAVIPGYYSHMYSVFGTDDFYKLPLGGRSAWVISSVSLDIMNIMWMRRIIRGCLKVLHSAWLRKAGTEMETRKTD, from the exons ATGGCTGTGCGGCTGTGTCAGCACATATGCAAATGCTTCTGTATACAGTGGGATTTGGCAGTAGAGAGGTACTGCGGCAGCTCAGGTGATGACTGGGGCTTTTATGATCGGAACCGGTCTGGA gGCTCAGCAGGCATGGAGCCTCTCAGCCTGCAGGTGCTGGTGGTTGTAACAGGGAGCTTCCTGGGCTTCCAGTGGCTGTTCCACAGAGGTAGCCCATGGGTGTCTCAGCAACTCTGCAAAGGCTTCTTTAGGCTCAGCCCTACACACAGGACGGAGTGGAACTCCAG GGCCGTCTCAACAGTGCACGCCTTGGTTGTGGGACTTTTCTGTCTCTACATATATATCTTTGATGAATCCATCCAGAAAGACCCAGTCTG GGGAGACGCCACACTGGTGAAACTAAACGTGGCCATTACCTCAGGTTACCTCATCTCAG ATCTCCTGCTCATGTTTACTTCATGGGAGTCAATTGGAGAGAAATACTTTGTCATACATCATTTTGCTGCTCTCTACGCATACTACTATGTGCTGGTAAGTTGGTCTGGTCTGGTGTCTATTACTTCCTCAAGATTTCCAAGGTCATTTTGTGCTTGTTTCCTTCTTCTGCAGAGTCAAGGGATATTGCCTTACTTTGCTAATTTCCGTCTGCTCTCAGAATTCTCCACCCCCTTTGTCAACCAGCG TTGGTTTTTTCACATGTTGGGCTACCACAAACTTTCCAAACCGAGTTTGGTTAATGGTGTCGCCATGGCATTTACATTCTTCTTGGTGAGGATCGCAGTCATTCCGGGCTACTACAGCCATATGTACTCGGTCTTCGGCACGGATGACTTCTACAAATTACCTCTGGGAGGCCGCAGTGCCTGGGTTATTTCCAGCGTGTCTTTAGATATTATGAACATCATGTGGATGCGCAGAATTATCCGTGGATGTCTCAAAGTCCTTCACTCAGCCTGGTTGAGAAAAGCAGGAACTGAGATGGAAACTAGAAAGACAGACTGA
- the si:dkey-10f21.4 gene encoding transmembrane protein 56-B-like isoform X2: protein MAVRLCQHICKCFCIQWDLAVERYCGSSGDDWGFYDRNRSGGSAGMEPLSLQVLVVVTGSFLGFQWLFHRGSPWVSQQLCKGFFRLSPTHRTEWNSRAVSTVHALVVGLFCLYIYIFDESIQKDPVWGDATLVKLNVAITSGYLISDLLLMFTSWESIGEKYFVIHHFAALYAYYYVLSQGILPYFANFRLLSEFSTPFVNQRWFFHMLGYHKLSKPSLVNGVAMAFTFFLVRIAVIPGYYSHMYSVFGTDDFYKLPLGGRSAWVISSVSLDIMNIMWMRRIIRGCLKVLHSAWLRKAGTEMETRKTD, encoded by the exons ATGGCTGTGCGGCTGTGTCAGCACATATGCAAATGCTTCTGTATACAGTGGGATTTGGCAGTAGAGAGGTACTGCGGCAGCTCAGGTGATGACTGGGGCTTTTATGATCGGAACCGGTCTGGA gGCTCAGCAGGCATGGAGCCTCTCAGCCTGCAGGTGCTGGTGGTTGTAACAGGGAGCTTCCTGGGCTTCCAGTGGCTGTTCCACAGAGGTAGCCCATGGGTGTCTCAGCAACTCTGCAAAGGCTTCTTTAGGCTCAGCCCTACACACAGGACGGAGTGGAACTCCAG GGCCGTCTCAACAGTGCACGCCTTGGTTGTGGGACTTTTCTGTCTCTACATATATATCTTTGATGAATCCATCCAGAAAGACCCAGTCTG GGGAGACGCCACACTGGTGAAACTAAACGTGGCCATTACCTCAGGTTACCTCATCTCAG ATCTCCTGCTCATGTTTACTTCATGGGAGTCAATTGGAGAGAAATACTTTGTCATACATCATTTTGCTGCTCTCTACGCATACTACTATGTGCTG AGTCAAGGGATATTGCCTTACTTTGCTAATTTCCGTCTGCTCTCAGAATTCTCCACCCCCTTTGTCAACCAGCG TTGGTTTTTTCACATGTTGGGCTACCACAAACTTTCCAAACCGAGTTTGGTTAATGGTGTCGCCATGGCATTTACATTCTTCTTGGTGAGGATCGCAGTCATTCCGGGCTACTACAGCCATATGTACTCGGTCTTCGGCACGGATGACTTCTACAAATTACCTCTGGGAGGCCGCAGTGCCTGGGTTATTTCCAGCGTGTCTTTAGATATTATGAACATCATGTGGATGCGCAGAATTATCCGTGGATGTCTCAAAGTCCTTCACTCAGCCTGGTTGAGAAAAGCAGGAACTGAGATGGAAACTAGAAAGACAGACTGA
- the si:dkey-10f21.4 gene encoding transmembrane protein 56-B-like isoform X3, with amino-acid sequence MEPLSLQVLVVVTGSFLGFQWLFHRGSPWVSQQLCKGFFRLSPTHRTEWNSRAVSTVHALVVGLFCLYIYIFDESIQKDPVWGDATLVKLNVAITSGYLISDLLLMFTSWESIGEKYFVIHHFAALYAYYYVLVSWSGLVSITSSRFPRSFCACFLLLQSQGILPYFANFRLLSEFSTPFVNQRWFFHMLGYHKLSKPSLVNGVAMAFTFFLVRIAVIPGYYSHMYSVFGTDDFYKLPLGGRSAWVISSVSLDIMNIMWMRRIIRGCLKVLHSAWLRKAGTEMETRKTD; translated from the exons ATGGAGCCTCTCAGCCTGCAGGTGCTGGTGGTTGTAACAGGGAGCTTCCTGGGCTTCCAGTGGCTGTTCCACAGAGGTAGCCCATGGGTGTCTCAGCAACTCTGCAAAGGCTTCTTTAGGCTCAGCCCTACACACAGGACGGAGTGGAACTCCAG GGCCGTCTCAACAGTGCACGCCTTGGTTGTGGGACTTTTCTGTCTCTACATATATATCTTTGATGAATCCATCCAGAAAGACCCAGTCTG GGGAGACGCCACACTGGTGAAACTAAACGTGGCCATTACCTCAGGTTACCTCATCTCAG ATCTCCTGCTCATGTTTACTTCATGGGAGTCAATTGGAGAGAAATACTTTGTCATACATCATTTTGCTGCTCTCTACGCATACTACTATGTGCTGGTAAGTTGGTCTGGTCTGGTGTCTATTACTTCCTCAAGATTTCCAAGGTCATTTTGTGCTTGTTTCCTTCTTCTGCAGAGTCAAGGGATATTGCCTTACTTTGCTAATTTCCGTCTGCTCTCAGAATTCTCCACCCCCTTTGTCAACCAGCG TTGGTTTTTTCACATGTTGGGCTACCACAAACTTTCCAAACCGAGTTTGGTTAATGGTGTCGCCATGGCATTTACATTCTTCTTGGTGAGGATCGCAGTCATTCCGGGCTACTACAGCCATATGTACTCGGTCTTCGGCACGGATGACTTCTACAAATTACCTCTGGGAGGCCGCAGTGCCTGGGTTATTTCCAGCGTGTCTTTAGATATTATGAACATCATGTGGATGCGCAGAATTATCCGTGGATGTCTCAAAGTCCTTCACTCAGCCTGGTTGAGAAAAGCAGGAACTGAGATGGAAACTAGAAAGACAGACTGA